One segment of Chionomys nivalis chromosome 1, mChiNiv1.1, whole genome shotgun sequence DNA contains the following:
- the LOC130878207 gene encoding protein RCC2-like — translation MPRKKGAAWEEPSSGNGTARAGPRRRGGPAGRKRERPERCSSSSGGGSSGDEDGPELDGAPGGKRAARPAAAGKAGGAAAVITEPEHTKERVKLEGSKCKGQLLIFGATNWDLIGRKEVPKQQAAYRNLGQNLWGPHRYGCLSGVRVRTVVSGSCAAHSLLITTEGKLWSWGRNEKGQLGHGDTKRVEAPRLIEALSHEAIVLAACGRNHTLALTDTGSVFAFGENKMGQLGLGNQTDAVPSPAQIMYNGQPITKMACGAEFSMLMDCKGNLYSFGCPEYGQLGHNSDGKFIARAQRIEYDCELVPRRVAIFIEKTKDGQILPVPNVVVRDVICGANHTLVLDSQKRVFSWGFGGYGRLGHAEQKDEMVPRLVKLFDFPGRGATQIYAGYTCSFAVSEVGGLFFWGATNTSRESTMYPKAVQDLCGWRIRSLACGKSSIIVAADESTISWGPSPTFGELGYGDHKPKSSTAAQEVKTLDGIFSEQVAMGYSHSLVIARDESEAEKEKLKRLPEYTPRTL, via the coding sequence ATGCCCAGGAAGAAGGGGGCGGCCTGGGAGGAGCCGAGTTCGGGCAACGGCACGGCGCGCGCGGGGCCTCGGAGGCGCGGCGGCCCCGCGGGCAGGAAGCGCGAGCGGCCCGAGCGCTGCAGCAGtagcagcggcggcggcagcagcggcgACGAGGACGGCCCGGAGCTGGACGGGGCCCCCGGCGGCAAGCGCGCGGCCAGGCCGGCGGCGGCGGGCAAAGCGGGCGGCGCGGCCGCGGTTATCACCGAGCCTGAGCACACGAAGGAGCGCGTCAAACTCGAAGGGTCTAAATGCAAAGGGCAGCTTTTGATTTTTGGGGCAACAAACTGGGACTTGATTGGACGGAAGGAAGTGCCGAAGCAGCAAGCTGCTTACCGCAACCTTGGTCAGAATTTGTGGGGGCCCCATAGGTATGGGTGCCTGTCGGGAGTCCGGGTGCGGACCGTGGTTTCGGGTTCATGTGCTGCCCATAGCCTCCTCATCACCACAGAAGGGAAACTGTGGAGCTGGGGTCGGAATGAAAAGGGGCAGCTGGGCCATGGTGATACCAAGAGGGTTGAAGCCCCTAGACTCATTGAGGCACTCAGTCATGAGGCGATCGTGCTGGCAGCATGTGGGCGCAACCACACCTTGGCGCTGACAGACACTGGCTCCGTGTTTGCCTTTGGAGAGAATAAGATGGGACAACTGGGCCTTGGGAACCAGACAGATGCTGTCCCGAGCCCTGCTCAGATCATGTACAATGGGCAGCCAATTACCAAGATGGCCTGCGGGGCTGAATTCAGCATGCTGATGGACTGTAAAGGCAACCTctattcctttgggtgccctgaATATGGCCAGCTGGGACACAACTCAGATGGGAAATTCATCGCCCGGGCACAGCGGATAGAGTATGACTGTGAGCTGGTACCCCGGCGGGTGGCCATCTTCATTGAGAAGACCAAGGACGGGCAGATCTTGCCTGTCCCAAATGTGGTAGTTCGAGATGTAATCTGTGGTGCTAACCACACACTGGTCCTGGACTCACAGAAGCGAGTCTTCTCCTGGGGTTTTGGTGGCTACGGCCGACTGGGCCATGCAGAGCAGAAGGATGAGATGGTGCCTCGCCTGGTGAAGCTGTTTGACTTTCCAGGGCGTGGTGCGACCCAGATCTACGCAGGCTATACCTGCTCCTTTGCCGTCAGTGAAGTGGGTGGCCTGTTTTTCTGGGGGGCCACCAATACATCCCGTGAGTCTACTATGTACCCGAAAGCAGTGCAGGACCTCTGTGGCTGGCGGATCCGGAGTCTCGCGTGTGGGAAGAGCAGCATCATTGTGGCGGCCGATGAGAGCACCATCAGTTGGGGTCCATCGCCAACCTTCGGGGAACTGGGATATGGGGACCACAAGCCCAAATCTTCCACTGCAGCTCAGGAGGTGAAGACCCTGGATGGCATCTTCTCAGAACAGGTGGCCATGGGCTATTCACACTCCTTGGTGATAGCGCGAGATGAGAGCGAGGCTGAGAAAGAGAAGCTCAAGCGGCTGCCCGAGTACACCCCACGTACCCTCTGA